From one Halosimplex rubrum genomic stretch:
- a CDS encoding putative toxin-antitoxin system toxin component, PIN family gives MRAVLDTNVLISGVIATGVPHDVLVAGFDGTYDIVASAETLAEFRETLRKYPDRFGMSDSEIRREVETVRYFAEFVDPGSDIAAVSADPDDDKFVEAAIAGDVTYLVSGDRHLLDLDEFRGVDIVTPRTFYERLDID, from the coding sequence ATGAGGGCGGTTCTCGATACGAACGTCCTCATCTCCGGAGTGATCGCGACCGGCGTTCCCCACGACGTTCTTGTGGCCGGATTCGACGGGACCTACGATATCGTCGCGTCGGCGGAAACGCTCGCCGAGTTCCGCGAGACGCTCCGCAAGTACCCTGACCGGTTCGGGATGTCCGACTCGGAGATCCGCCGGGAAGTCGAGACGGTCCGGTACTTCGCGGAGTTCGTCGACCCGGGGTCTGACATCGCTGCCGTCTCTGCGGACCCGGACGACGACAAGTTCGTCGAAGCGGCGATCGCGGGTGACGTGACGTATCTGGTCTCGGGCGACCGGCACCTGTTGGACCTCGACGAGTTCCGTGGTGTCGATATCGTCACGCCCAGAACGTTCTACGAGCGGCTCGATATCGACTGA
- a CDS encoding methyl-accepting chemotaxis protein, protein MTSDAPSLLPGVIRRSYAARLGAALAVAVVVMVGFGAVISTQASATLQDDVENDLRTLSETRTAELDSWLGSVQREAALTSQLSAVRSGDGAAVDEALTAQFESGTVPPDVVAIHYLNTESMVFTESTNDEFEGLSPADQGAPFATDPPAFDGPDDTYVTEPFAVPAVDHPVVAVVTPVPGAEDRALVFMTDLAARSSSLADANADTSTVVVNAAGRYVAHPNESKILTPHEGHETNASAAAGTTAFMDMGDTLMASTKMETKDWTVMIHSPKDVAYALGSQINSDLVGLVLLAIINLGLVGVTIGSNTIISLRRISERAESMADGDLAVDLATTREDEIGALYRSFQDMRDSIREQIAETDEARAEAEEARTEAEEARQRAEREAAEMESMTTHLEAKATEYGDVLSEAADGDLTRRVDPASDNASMASVGESINETLDALEETIARMKSFADDVSDAGEQVGTGAERVDQASEQVTASISEIFDGTTEQSERLETAAGEMENLSATAQQVASSAQEVATTSQRAAEAGEEGREAAKRAIEEMGAIDAETEETVAAINDLDDELDEIGQIVSVITEIVEQTNMLALNASIEAAHADGDGAGFAVVADEIKGLAEETKEAAGDIESRIDGIQAQAGETVERMESTSERVTDGVGTVEEAVDALETIVEHTEEVDTGIQEIDDATEEQARTAQEVMGTIDDLTAISQQTATEADTVAGAADDQSQSIDRVAASARDLRQRAEELTTALSRFETRNGAGNAETAAIAATED, encoded by the coding sequence ATGACATCGGATGCACCTTCTCTCTTGCCCGGGGTGATACGGCGGTCGTACGCCGCCCGCCTCGGCGCGGCGCTCGCGGTCGCGGTCGTGGTGATGGTCGGCTTCGGGGCCGTCATCAGCACGCAGGCCTCGGCGACGCTGCAGGACGACGTGGAGAACGACCTGCGGACGCTCTCGGAGACGCGGACGGCCGAACTCGACTCGTGGCTCGGGAGCGTCCAGCGGGAAGCCGCGCTCACGTCGCAGCTCTCGGCCGTCCGTTCGGGCGACGGCGCGGCGGTCGACGAGGCGCTGACCGCCCAGTTCGAGTCCGGGACCGTCCCGCCGGACGTGGTGGCGATCCACTACCTGAACACCGAGTCGATGGTGTTCACGGAGAGCACGAACGACGAGTTCGAGGGGCTCAGTCCCGCCGACCAGGGCGCGCCGTTCGCGACCGATCCGCCGGCGTTCGACGGGCCGGACGACACCTACGTGACGGAGCCGTTCGCGGTACCGGCGGTCGACCACCCGGTCGTCGCCGTCGTCACGCCCGTCCCGGGCGCCGAGGACCGCGCGCTCGTGTTCATGACCGACCTGGCCGCGCGGTCGTCGTCGCTCGCCGACGCGAACGCCGACACCTCGACGGTCGTCGTCAACGCCGCCGGGCGGTACGTCGCCCACCCCAACGAGAGCAAGATCCTCACGCCCCACGAGGGCCACGAGACGAACGCCTCGGCCGCGGCGGGCACGACGGCGTTCATGGACATGGGCGATACCCTCATGGCGAGCACGAAGATGGAGACCAAAGACTGGACCGTCATGATCCACTCCCCGAAGGACGTTGCCTACGCGCTCGGCTCGCAGATCAACTCCGACCTGGTGGGGCTGGTGCTGCTGGCGATCATCAACCTCGGGCTCGTCGGCGTCACCATCGGGAGCAACACGATCATCTCGCTGCGTCGCATCTCCGAGCGGGCGGAATCGATGGCCGACGGCGACCTGGCGGTCGACCTCGCGACGACCCGGGAAGACGAGATCGGCGCGCTCTACCGGTCGTTCCAGGACATGCGCGACTCGATACGCGAGCAGATCGCCGAGACCGACGAGGCTCGCGCCGAGGCCGAGGAGGCCCGCACCGAAGCCGAGGAGGCGCGCCAGCGCGCCGAGCGGGAGGCCGCCGAGATGGAGTCGATGACGACCCATCTGGAGGCCAAAGCGACCGAGTACGGCGACGTGCTCTCCGAGGCCGCCGACGGCGACCTGACCCGTCGGGTCGACCCGGCGAGTGACAACGCGTCGATGGCGTCGGTCGGCGAGAGCATCAACGAGACGCTCGACGCGCTGGAGGAGACCATCGCGCGGATGAAATCCTTCGCCGACGACGTGTCGGACGCCGGCGAACAGGTCGGGACCGGCGCCGAGCGAGTCGACCAGGCGAGCGAACAGGTGACCGCCTCGATCTCGGAGATCTTCGACGGGACGACCGAGCAGTCCGAGCGCCTGGAGACGGCCGCCGGCGAGATGGAGAACCTCTCGGCGACGGCCCAGCAGGTCGCCTCCTCGGCTCAGGAGGTGGCGACAACCTCCCAGCGAGCCGCCGAAGCCGGCGAGGAGGGCCGCGAGGCCGCCAAGCGCGCCATCGAGGAGATGGGCGCTATCGACGCCGAGACCGAGGAGACGGTCGCGGCCATCAACGACCTCGACGACGAGCTCGACGAGATCGGCCAGATCGTGAGCGTCATCACGGAGATCGTCGAGCAGACGAACATGCTGGCGCTGAACGCGAGCATCGAGGCGGCCCACGCCGACGGCGACGGCGCCGGCTTCGCGGTCGTCGCCGACGAGATCAAGGGGCTGGCCGAGGAGACCAAGGAGGCCGCCGGCGACATCGAGTCCCGCATCGACGGCATTCAGGCGCAGGCGGGCGAGACGGTCGAGCGGATGGAGTCGACGAGCGAGCGGGTCACCGACGGCGTCGGGACGGTCGAGGAGGCCGTCGACGCGCTGGAGACCATCGTCGAGCACACCGAGGAGGTCGACACCGGTATCCAGGAGATCGACGACGCCACGGAGGAACAGGCCCGGACCGCCCAGGAGGTGATGGGGACTATCGACGATCTGACGGCGATCAGCCAGCAGACGGCGACGGAGGCCGACACGGTGGCCGGGGCGGCAGACGACCAGTCCCAGTCGATCGACCGGGTCGCGGCCTCCGCCCGCGACCTGCGCCAGCGGGCCGAGGAACTGACGACGGCGCTGTCGCGCTTCGAGACGCGAAACGGCGCCGGGAACGCGGAAACGGCCGCGATCGCGGCCACGGAGGACTGA
- a CDS encoding AbrB/MazE/SpoVT family DNA-binding domain-containing protein codes for MSTDDPELTTVTSKGQVTIPSRLREEFGLEKGTKLMVVPTDHGLVLKKVELPSVEEFHERVERRADEVDLSTSEVNRLVHEARDEDE; via the coding sequence ATGAGCACGGACGACCCGGAACTGACGACGGTGACGTCGAAGGGGCAGGTCACGATCCCGAGCCGCCTCCGCGAGGAGTTCGGGCTGGAGAAGGGAACGAAACTGATGGTCGTCCCGACGGACCACGGGCTGGTCCTGAAGAAAGTCGAGCTCCCGTCGGTCGAGGAGTTCCACGAACGGGTCGAACGCCGCGCCGACGAGGTCGATCTCTCGACGAGCGAGGTGAACCGGTTGGTCCACGAGGCGCGCGACGAGGACGAATGA
- a CDS encoding DUF3604 domain-containing protein: MLTKAIESVKVFAENNPSLADLARGRRRRFDDAECVLPSRVVTTESLSATVSVWDEYLRLLPDYDGTLTLDSTDPEAIYPEEVDFGLTDEAVTELAGVAFETPGVQYLTLTDESGRRFTSNPVQVFDSEPDERLFWGDIHLHSQFSDGAGSMSKGFEFGRDVMDLDVVAYTDHDTMGFFIPPKLQRRRMHNGYFEDMKTVTKHFHDPGEFVTLFGYEWTKQPNMGGHINVYFEGVDEAELFDSLDTDTNRYEKLFRRLQTWREETGNEVLAIPHHPAEAMYPLDFSAMEYDDDIAPLVEVYSQWGSSELPGEEGNPKAIRMGQGEMADPGHYVRDAHELGYRVGMMGSSDFHAPRPGRSHIHLPPHLPSLSDIWEDGIGWGHIWRVWDEGSYPGGLTGFYAEDLSRESIFESLRSRRVYATSQPHRILAEFAVDGTAVGEDDSTVVADGERTVEWLVAGTAPIERVTVVKNNADWHVVGGTADESADLDAYTEAGEVTDDEPVTGMAWDDERGSDADVYYLRVEQADDGMAWAGPLWVEPEA, encoded by the coding sequence GTGCTGACGAAAGCCATCGAGTCCGTGAAGGTCTTCGCCGAGAACAACCCCTCACTGGCCGACCTCGCCCGCGGTCGGCGGCGTCGGTTCGACGACGCGGAGTGCGTCCTCCCCTCACGGGTCGTCACGACGGAGTCGCTGTCGGCCACCGTCTCGGTCTGGGACGAGTACCTCCGCCTGCTCCCCGACTACGACGGCACGCTCACCCTCGACAGCACCGACCCCGAGGCGATCTACCCCGAGGAGGTCGACTTCGGACTGACCGACGAGGCCGTGACGGAACTGGCGGGCGTCGCCTTCGAGACGCCCGGCGTCCAGTACCTGACGCTCACCGACGAGTCGGGGCGGCGGTTCACCAGCAACCCCGTCCAGGTGTTCGACTCCGAGCCCGACGAGCGCCTGTTCTGGGGGGACATCCACCTCCACTCGCAGTTCTCCGACGGCGCGGGGTCGATGAGCAAGGGCTTCGAGTTCGGCCGCGACGTGATGGACCTCGACGTGGTCGCCTACACCGACCACGACACGATGGGATTTTTCATCCCGCCGAAGCTCCAGCGCCGCCGGATGCACAACGGCTACTTCGAGGACATGAAGACCGTCACGAAGCACTTCCACGACCCCGGGGAGTTCGTGACGCTCTTTGGCTACGAGTGGACGAAACAGCCGAACATGGGCGGTCACATCAACGTCTACTTCGAGGGGGTCGACGAGGCCGAGCTGTTCGACTCGCTGGACACCGACACCAACCGCTACGAGAAGCTGTTCCGCCGCCTGCAGACGTGGCGCGAGGAGACCGGCAACGAGGTGCTGGCCATCCCCCACCACCCCGCCGAGGCGATGTACCCCCTCGATTTCTCGGCGATGGAGTACGACGACGACATCGCGCCGCTGGTCGAAGTGTACTCCCAGTGGGGCTCCAGCGAGCTGCCGGGCGAGGAGGGCAACCCCAAAGCGATCCGGATGGGCCAGGGCGAGATGGCCGACCCCGGCCACTACGTCCGGGACGCCCACGAACTGGGCTACCGCGTCGGCATGATGGGGTCGTCTGACTTCCACGCGCCGCGGCCGGGCCGGTCGCACATCCACCTGCCGCCCCATCTCCCCTCCCTGTCGGACATCTGGGAGGACGGGATCGGCTGGGGTCACATCTGGCGGGTCTGGGACGAGGGGAGCTACCCCGGCGGGCTGACCGGCTTCTACGCCGAGGACCTCTCGCGGGAGAGCATCTTCGAGAGCCTGCGTTCGCGGCGGGTGTACGCGACCAGCCAGCCTCATCGGATCCTCGCGGAGTTCGCCGTCGACGGGACGGCGGTCGGCGAGGACGACAGCACCGTCGTCGCCGACGGCGAGCGGACCGTCGAGTGGCTCGTCGCCGGGACCGCGCCGATCGAACGGGTCACGGTCGTCAAGAACAACGCCGACTGGCACGTCGTCGGCGGGACGGCCGACGAGTCGGCCGACCTGGACGCCTACACCGAGGCCGGCGAGGTCACCGACGACGAGCCCGTGACCGGGATGGCCTGGGACGACGAGCGCGGCAGCGACGCCGACGTGTACTACCTGCGGGTCGAACAGGCCGACGACGGGATGGCGTGGGCCGGCCCCCTCTGGGTCGAGCCCGAGGCCTGA
- a CDS encoding protein kinase domain-containing protein encodes MAEDTDGASRDGTEAGGSDGDDDPVVTVLDDPERGDERMPQLLGALDGEDRPQRLRAALALCLVVEADPDLLDPVVRRLVDRLDDDSPVEVPHALDYLAARRPKAVDEAVTDLDEQLELRAREHLYQSGGGFARSEYLSPTSGDRGVGRARVAGGETGEAGGQRVYTDRSPGADLDPSTLAKGEGDPEADEGDPEADEGDPEADESESDGEGADDGRRELTRGRLALVTRRLSAVIDRSRFDDLSVLSDRTEGRFGDRYRAVGTVDDAEVPLSLTVFRVPDDDRTAFAGALRDALDAWAGVDGHDSVVSVHDWGLRPRPWAALEHTGTTLADREDEALDVRQAVANVVEVADAVAHAHQHGVVHGALDPATVAYPGDTLTERERQRPRAAAFGLARVYADHLGLANVVDPRFAAPEHYSERFGSVDHATDVYGLGALLYRLVTGEPPYRGTGEEIRSGVCSDRAPVPSEVDPDLPRGLDQVVRKATATGKLTRYETVRQFRRELRGVDPDGR; translated from the coding sequence ATGGCCGAGGACACCGACGGGGCGAGCCGAGACGGGACGGAAGCCGGCGGGAGCGACGGCGACGACGACCCGGTCGTGACCGTCCTCGACGACCCCGAGCGCGGTGACGAACGCATGCCGCAACTGCTCGGCGCGCTCGACGGCGAGGACCGCCCGCAGCGACTGCGGGCGGCGCTCGCGCTCTGTCTCGTCGTCGAGGCCGACCCGGACCTGCTCGACCCCGTCGTCCGCCGGCTGGTCGACCGGCTGGACGACGACTCGCCCGTCGAAGTCCCGCACGCGCTCGACTACCTCGCCGCCCGCCGGCCGAAGGCGGTCGACGAGGCGGTCACGGATCTGGACGAGCAACTGGAGTTGCGGGCGCGCGAGCACCTCTACCAGTCCGGCGGCGGGTTCGCCCGCAGCGAGTATCTCTCGCCCACGTCGGGCGACCGCGGCGTCGGCCGGGCACGCGTTGCGGGCGGCGAGACCGGCGAGGCCGGCGGTCAACGCGTCTACACCGACCGCTCGCCCGGCGCCGACCTCGACCCGTCGACGCTGGCGAAAGGCGAGGGCGACCCCGAAGCCGACGAGGGCGACCCCGAAGCCGACGAGGGCGACCCCGAAGCCGACGAGAGCGAGTCGGACGGCGAGGGCGCCGACGACGGCCGTCGGGAGCTGACGCGCGGGCGACTGGCGCTGGTCACGCGCCGCCTGTCGGCGGTGATCGACCGGAGCCGCTTCGACGACCTGTCCGTCCTCTCGGACCGCACCGAAGGGCGGTTCGGCGACCGCTACCGCGCCGTCGGGACGGTCGACGACGCGGAGGTCCCCCTCTCGCTGACCGTCTTCCGGGTGCCCGACGACGACCGGACGGCGTTCGCCGGCGCGCTCCGGGACGCCCTCGACGCCTGGGCCGGCGTCGACGGCCACGACTCGGTGGTGTCGGTCCACGACTGGGGCCTGCGTCCGCGGCCGTGGGCCGCGCTGGAGCACACGGGGACCACGCTGGCCGACCGGGAAGACGAGGCCCTCGACGTGCGCCAGGCCGTCGCGAACGTAGTCGAGGTCGCCGACGCCGTCGCCCACGCCCACCAGCACGGCGTCGTCCACGGGGCGCTCGACCCCGCGACCGTCGCCTACCCCGGCGACACGCTCACCGAGCGCGAGCGCCAGCGCCCGCGAGCGGCGGCTTTCGGCCTCGCGCGCGTCTACGCCGACCACCTGGGCCTCGCGAACGTCGTCGACCCCAGGTTCGCCGCCCCCGAACACTACTCGGAGCGGTTCGGCAGCGTCGACCACGCCACCGACGTGTACGGCCTCGGCGCCCTGCTCTACCGACTCGTGACGGGCGAACCACCGTATCGCGGTACCGGCGAGGAGATCCGCTCGGGGGTGTGTTCCGACCGGGCGCCCGTGCCGAGCGAGGTCGACCCGGACCTCCCCCGCGGGCTGGACCAGGTCGTGCGCAAGGCGACGGCGACGGGGAAACTCACCAGGTACGAGACGGTCAGGCAGTTCCGGCGGGAGCTTCGGGGGGTCGACCCCGATGGCCGGTGA
- the ligA gene encoding ATP-dependent DNA ligase LigA, which translates to MELAAFAERARAIEAESADTDIVERVTDLLETAGADLPVVARYVQGRVFPAHDSTKLDIGPALCYEAIAKAAGRNVTVDDVEERVADVGDVGEVAARYDFGGQQGLAAFGAGAGAGDGDGNGAGGADDLTVAEVDAQLRDLAATEGSGSRDTKRDILFGLFNRAGDDEARYLARLVLSEMRIGVGDGAVRDATADAFDVPVGEVERALQVTNDHGEVAVVAREEGLDGLESLGLEVGRPVGAMLAQAGTVTEALDDWEAAAVEWKFDGARVQVHYDGEETALFSRNMEAVTDPLPEVVEFVEDALDAPAILDGEVVAVADDGSPLPFQEVLRRFRRKHDVAKAREDVLVEFRAFDCLHADGDDLLDRPLVERHNRLEAALGDAGAEALSALTVSDDPDGIADIEAEALEAGHEGIMLKNPESAYTPGRRGKQWLKRKPDVETLDLVVTGAEWGEGRRAELLGTFEVSARTDDGFAPLGKVATGITDEELEALTELLEPHVLGEDGADVDLDPAVVFEVGYEEIQTSPTYAAGYALRFPRFLGVRDDIDPADADSLERVERLAERQ; encoded by the coding sequence ATGGAGCTGGCCGCCTTCGCCGAGCGCGCCCGGGCGATCGAAGCCGAGAGCGCCGACACCGACATCGTCGAGCGGGTGACCGACCTGCTGGAGACGGCGGGCGCGGACCTGCCCGTCGTCGCCCGGTACGTGCAGGGGCGGGTGTTCCCCGCTCACGACTCGACGAAACTCGACATCGGCCCGGCGCTGTGCTACGAGGCCATCGCGAAGGCGGCCGGGCGGAACGTCACCGTCGACGACGTGGAGGAGCGGGTCGCCGACGTGGGCGACGTTGGCGAGGTGGCGGCGAGGTACGACTTCGGCGGCCAGCAGGGGCTGGCGGCGTTCGGCGCGGGCGCCGGAGCGGGAGATGGAGACGGGAACGGAGCGGGCGGCGCCGACGACCTCACCGTCGCCGAGGTGGACGCGCAACTGCGCGACCTCGCCGCGACCGAGGGGTCGGGCAGCCGTGACACCAAGCGGGACATCCTGTTCGGGCTGTTCAACCGGGCGGGTGACGACGAGGCGCGGTATCTCGCCCGGCTCGTCCTCTCGGAGATGCGCATCGGCGTCGGCGACGGCGCCGTCAGGGACGCGACCGCCGACGCCTTCGACGTGCCGGTCGGCGAGGTCGAGCGGGCGCTCCAGGTCACCAACGACCACGGCGAGGTGGCGGTGGTCGCCCGCGAGGAGGGACTCGACGGCCTCGAATCGCTCGGGCTGGAAGTCGGCCGGCCGGTCGGCGCGATGCTCGCCCAGGCCGGCACCGTCACCGAGGCGCTCGATGACTGGGAGGCGGCGGCCGTCGAGTGGAAGTTCGACGGTGCCAGGGTGCAGGTCCACTACGACGGCGAGGAGACGGCCCTCTTTTCGCGGAACATGGAAGCGGTGACCGATCCGCTCCCGGAGGTCGTCGAGTTCGTCGAAGACGCGCTCGACGCCCCCGCGATACTGGACGGCGAGGTCGTCGCCGTGGCGGACGACGGGTCGCCGCTCCCGTTTCAGGAGGTCCTGCGTCGGTTCCGCCGGAAACACGACGTGGCGAAGGCCCGCGAGGACGTTCTCGTCGAGTTCCGGGCGTTCGACTGCCTCCACGCCGACGGCGACGACCTGCTCGACCGGCCGCTGGTCGAGCGCCACAACCGGCTCGAAGCGGCGCTGGGCGACGCGGGCGCAGAGGCGCTCTCGGCCCTGACCGTCTCCGACGACCCCGACGGGATCGCCGATATCGAGGCCGAGGCGCTGGAGGCGGGCCACGAGGGGATCATGCTGAAAAACCCCGAGTCGGCCTACACCCCGGGCCGGCGCGGCAAGCAGTGGCTCAAGCGCAAGCCCGATGTGGAGACGCTGGATCTGGTCGTCACCGGCGCCGAGTGGGGCGAAGGGCGGCGGGCCGAACTACTGGGCACCTTCGAAGTCTCGGCCCGGACCGACGACGGGTTCGCCCCGCTCGGCAAGGTCGCGACGGGTATCACCGACGAGGAACTCGAAGCGCTGACCGAGTTGCTCGAACCGCACGTCCTGGGCGAGGACGGCGCCGACGTGGACCTCGACCCCGCCGTCGTCTTCGAGGTCGGCTACGAGGAGATTCAGACCTCACCCACCTACGCGGCCGGCTACGCGCTTCGGTTCCCGCGATTTCTCGGCGTCCGCGACGATATCGACCCCGCCGACGCCGACTCGCTGGAGCGCGTCGAGCGACTGGCCGAACGGCAGTGA
- a CDS encoding bacteriorhodopsin, whose protein sequence is MLGLTTWFTIGTLGMVVGIAMLAYGTLLVPSERRRQLALAALVPGIAAVAYAVMALGVGGLVTADGGTVFVPRYVDWLLTTPIHVALVALIAGASTRAIARLAALQAATIVFGFVGATLAAPLNWALYLVGSACFVGVVYLLFTETAALADEKPDDVAALFRKLRAFVVVLWLVYPVIWLVGPAGFEIMDIETTALVVTYIDVVAKVGFGLIAINDFVKMAAATDETADADAAVGDPQAAD, encoded by the coding sequence ATGCTGGGACTCACGACCTGGTTCACGATCGGTACGCTCGGAATGGTCGTCGGGATCGCGATGCTGGCCTACGGCACCCTGTTGGTCCCATCGGAACGCCGGCGACAGCTCGCGCTGGCGGCGCTCGTCCCCGGGATCGCGGCGGTCGCCTACGCGGTCATGGCGCTCGGGGTCGGCGGACTCGTGACCGCGGACGGCGGGACGGTCTTCGTCCCGCGCTACGTCGACTGGCTGTTGACGACGCCGATCCACGTCGCGCTCGTCGCGCTGATCGCCGGCGCGTCGACGCGCGCCATCGCTCGCCTCGCCGCGCTGCAGGCGGCGACCATCGTCTTCGGGTTCGTCGGCGCGACGCTCGCGGCCCCGCTGAACTGGGCGCTCTACCTCGTCGGTAGCGCCTGTTTCGTCGGCGTCGTCTACCTCCTGTTCACGGAGACGGCGGCGCTGGCCGACGAGAAGCCCGACGACGTGGCCGCCCTGTTCCGGAAGCTCCGGGCGTTCGTCGTCGTCCTGTGGCTGGTCTACCCGGTCATCTGGCTGGTCGGTCCCGCGGGCTTCGAGATCATGGACATCGAGACTACCGCGCTGGTCGTCACGTACATCGACGTGGTCGCGAAGGTCGGCTTCGGCCTCATCGCGATCAACGACTTCGTCAAGATGGCCGCCGCGACCGACGAAACCGCCGACGCGGACGCCGCCGTCGGCGACCCGCAGGCCGCCGACTGA
- a CDS encoding MBL fold metallo-hydrolase, producing the protein MTVRHDGLTVDWLGYATLRIEGDDTVVYLDPGRYGTLTGEWEPDTPGVGHPPGRDYRAEDADVVCVTHIHHYDSDGVERVSNEDTTVVAFEGIDVGDTDRELTPVEELPYEVVEVGMEDELVVDDVPIATVPAYNDPDGKNVDDDGEPIHPKGIGCGFVVTVDDTNVFWTGDSDALEGHEALDVSLFVPSIARSFTMDRHDAADLAEAMDPDLVLPIHYNTFEALEADSGAFAEDVAKRGVPVVLDER; encoded by the coding sequence ATGACTGTCCGACACGACGGCCTGACTGTCGACTGGCTCGGCTACGCCACCCTGCGGATCGAGGGCGACGACACCGTCGTCTACCTCGACCCCGGCCGCTACGGCACGCTCACCGGCGAGTGGGAGCCGGACACCCCCGGCGTCGGCCACCCGCCGGGACGGGACTACCGCGCCGAGGACGCCGACGTGGTCTGTGTCACGCACATCCACCACTACGACAGCGACGGCGTCGAACGCGTCTCGAACGAGGACACCACGGTCGTCGCCTTCGAAGGCATCGACGTGGGAGACACCGACCGCGAGTTGACGCCGGTCGAGGAACTCCCCTACGAGGTCGTCGAGGTCGGCATGGAGGACGAACTCGTCGTCGACGACGTGCCGATCGCGACCGTCCCCGCCTACAACGACCCCGACGGGAAGAACGTCGACGACGACGGCGAGCCGATCCACCCGAAGGGGATCGGCTGCGGCTTCGTCGTCACCGTCGACGACACCAACGTCTTCTGGACCGGCGACTCCGACGCCTTGGAGGGCCACGAGGCGCTCGACGTGTCGCTGTTCGTCCCGTCGATCGCCCGGTCGTTCACCATGGACCGCCACGACGCCGCCGACCTGGCCGAGGCGATGGACCCGGATCTGGTGCTCCCGATCCACTACAACACCTTCGAGGCGCTGGAAGCCGACAGCGGCGCCTTCGCCGAGGACGTCGCGAAGCGGGGCGTCCCGGTCGTCCTCGACGAGCGATAG
- a CDS encoding DUF998 domain-containing protein: protein MAEYDPARPLVPPAVGLAAIAVGFGGVVYAMFAAPWFSPLYYALSDLGARGAATAPIFNGALLVGGALGAGFVVAVLADTDDPIRRAGGLFGLLAMLFMALVGVFPLPDPLHGLVAVPFFLFLTLAVFLWGAGDYAVGREFRGLVLVLLGVLHVVSWAWWFLFPWFPPGIAIPELFGSVAFAVWGGWLAVEAFERVRVDRDRL, encoded by the coding sequence ATGGCCGAGTACGATCCCGCTCGCCCGCTGGTCCCGCCCGCAGTCGGACTCGCGGCCATCGCCGTCGGCTTCGGCGGCGTCGTCTACGCGATGTTCGCGGCGCCGTGGTTCTCGCCGCTGTACTACGCCCTCTCCGACCTCGGCGCCCGCGGCGCCGCGACGGCGCCGATCTTCAACGGCGCCCTCCTCGTCGGCGGCGCGCTCGGCGCCGGCTTCGTCGTCGCCGTGCTCGCCGACACGGACGACCCGATCCGGCGAGCGGGCGGTCTCTTCGGTCTGCTCGCCATGCTGTTCATGGCGCTCGTGGGCGTGTTTCCGCTGCCCGACCCGCTCCACGGCCTGGTCGCCGTCCCCTTCTTCCTGTTCCTGACGCTCGCGGTGTTCCTGTGGGGCGCGGGCGACTACGCCGTCGGACGGGAGTTCCGCGGGCTCGTGCTGGTCCTGCTCGGCGTCCTGCACGTCGTCTCGTGGGCCTGGTGGTTCCTCTTCCCGTGGTTCCCGCCCGGGATCGCCATCCCGGAGCTGTTCGGGTCGGTCGCGTTCGCCGTCTGGGGCGGCTGGCTCGCCGTCGAGGCGTTCGAGCGGGTACGCGTCGACCGCGACCGGCTGTGA
- a CDS encoding NUDIX domain-containing protein, whose protein sequence is MWCSRSTTTPSRRWKPTAAPSPRTSRSGASRSSSTSDRPPGRHRLPGGKLEPEPGTDHAVEATVAREIEEEVGVEVGEVEYVCSGTFETDTGHRCLNVVTLCEYEGGEARVREPEEVAAVHWLALDELRAREDVPEFTGTYVERAAAVRGPD, encoded by the coding sequence ATCTGGTGCTCCCGATCCACTACAACACCTTCGAGGCGCTGGAAGCCGACAGCGGCGCCTTCGCCGAGGACGTCGCGAAGCGGGGCGTCCCGGTCGTCCTCGACGAGCGATAGACCGCCCGGACGGCACCGACTCCCGGGCGGCAAGCTCGAACCCGAGCCCGGAACGGACCACGCCGTCGAAGCCACGGTCGCCCGCGAGATCGAGGAGGAGGTCGGCGTCGAAGTCGGCGAAGTCGAGTACGTCTGTTCGGGCACGTTCGAGACCGATACCGGCCACCGGTGTCTGAACGTGGTCACGCTGTGCGAGTACGAGGGCGGCGAGGCCCGCGTCCGCGAGCCCGAGGAGGTCGCGGCGGTCCACTGGCTCGCGCTCGACGAACTCCGCGCTCGCGAGGACGTGCCCGAGTTCACCGGTACCTACGTCGAACGCGCCGCCGCGGTCCGCGGACCGGACTGA